The Deltaproteobacteria bacterium genome window below encodes:
- a CDS encoding UbiA family prenyltransferase, with protein MSEAVASARPGTLRAFGSLVKLSHTVFGLPFALASTLLAHRFATAHGGLGLDALRVLWIVLAFTGARAAAMGFNRIVDRRFDAANPRTATRELPAGVMSLRAAWSLTLLSAAVFVGASAALGWLPALLSPACLVVLLGYSYFKRFSWSSHLVLGLALALAPGGAWIAVTGGFAGATAPLLLMLAVATWVAGFDVLYALQDQDFDRAAGLHSIPARFGTVGALVISAALHVVTLLALALLHLHAGLGLAHAAGLLVIAVILVAEHVIVRPGDLSRIGKAFFDLNGWVSLGYLAAVAIDLALA; from the coding sequence ATGAGCGAGGCGGTGGCCTCCGCGCGGCCCGGCACACTGCGGGCGTTCGGCTCGCTGGTGAAGCTGAGCCACACCGTGTTCGGCTTGCCGTTCGCGCTGGCCTCGACCCTGCTCGCCCACCGCTTCGCCACCGCCCACGGCGGCCTCGGCCTCGACGCCCTGCGGGTGTTGTGGATCGTGCTGGCCTTCACCGGTGCGCGCGCGGCCGCGATGGGCTTCAACCGCATCGTCGACCGTCGCTTCGACGCTGCCAACCCGCGCACGGCGACCCGTGAGTTGCCGGCCGGCGTGATGTCGCTGCGGGCGGCGTGGTCGCTGACGCTGCTGTCGGCCGCGGTGTTCGTGGGCGCATCCGCGGCGCTGGGCTGGCTACCGGCGCTGCTGTCCCCGGCGTGCCTGGTCGTGCTGCTCGGGTACAGCTACTTCAAGCGCTTCTCGTGGTCGAGCCACCTCGTGCTCGGGCTCGCGCTCGCGCTCGCGCCCGGCGGCGCGTGGATCGCCGTCACCGGCGGCTTCGCCGGCGCGACCGCACCGCTGCTGCTCATGCTCGCGGTCGCGACCTGGGTCGCGGGCTTCGACGTGCTGTACGCGCTGCAGGACCAGGACTTCGATCGGGCCGCCGGCCTGCACTCGATCCCGGCCCGCTTCGGCACCGTCGGCGCGCTGGTGATCTCGGCCGCGCTGCACGTGGTGACGCTGCTCGCGCTGGCGCTGCTGCACCTGCACGCCGGGCTCGGGCTCGCCCATGCCGCCGGCCTGCTCGTGATCGCGGTGATTCTCGTGGCCGAGCACGTGATCGTGCGCCCCGGCGACCTCTCGCGCATCGGCAAGGCGTTCTTCGATCTGAACGGCTGGGTCAGCCTCGGCTACCTCGCCGCGGTCGCCATCGACCTCGCGCTGGCGTGA
- a CDS encoding cystathionine gamma-synthase: MAEYRKDQDHLPEGARLETLAIHGGQHVEPVTGAVMPPVFQTSTYAQKAPGEHTGFEYSRTQNPTRYALERGVAALEGGRFGFAFASGCAATTTIVQLLDAGDHVVSVDDVYGGTFRLFDKVMRRLGIRFTFVDPGDTAAIEAAIEERTKLVWVETPTNPMLKLADIAGIAAVCKRKRVLLAVDNTFATPMLQRPLEQGADLVMHSTTKYMGGHSDVVGGAVVTADADLAARLAFLQNSCGAVPGPQDCYLTLRGMKTLALRMERHCDNAERVAEFLAQHPKIRQVVYPGLASHPQHALAQRQMARGGGMISAYLNGDLEAARRFLSAVKVFTLAESLGGVESLIEHPAIMTHASIPAATRKALGFDDGFVRLSVGVEHVDDLLADLRQALDRA, translated from the coding sequence ATGGCCGAGTACCGCAAGGACCAAGACCACCTGCCCGAGGGCGCGCGCCTCGAGACCCTCGCCATCCACGGCGGCCAGCACGTCGAGCCGGTCACCGGCGCCGTGATGCCACCGGTGTTCCAGACCTCGACCTACGCCCAGAAGGCGCCCGGCGAGCACACCGGCTTCGAGTACAGCCGCACGCAGAACCCCACCCGCTACGCGCTCGAGCGCGGCGTGGCGGCGCTCGAGGGTGGTCGCTTCGGCTTCGCGTTCGCGTCGGGCTGCGCCGCGACCACGACCATCGTGCAGCTGCTCGACGCGGGCGACCATGTCGTCAGCGTCGACGACGTCTACGGCGGCACCTTCCGGCTGTTCGACAAGGTCATGCGGCGGCTCGGCATCCGCTTCACCTTCGTCGACCCTGGCGACACCGCCGCCATCGAGGCGGCGATCGAGGAGCGCACCAAGCTGGTGTGGGTCGAGACCCCGACCAACCCGATGCTCAAGCTCGCCGACATCGCGGGCATCGCCGCGGTGTGCAAACGCAAGCGCGTGCTGCTGGCGGTGGACAACACCTTCGCCACGCCGATGCTGCAGCGCCCGCTCGAGCAGGGCGCCGACCTGGTCATGCACAGCACGACCAAGTACATGGGCGGCCACTCGGACGTGGTCGGCGGCGCGGTCGTGACCGCCGATGCCGACCTCGCGGCGCGGCTGGCATTCCTGCAGAACAGCTGCGGCGCGGTGCCGGGGCCGCAGGACTGCTACCTGACGCTGCGCGGCATGAAGACGCTGGCGCTGCGGATGGAGCGGCACTGCGACAACGCCGAGCGCGTGGCCGAGTTCCTCGCGCAGCATCCGAAGATCCGCCAGGTGGTGTATCCCGGGCTCGCCAGCCACCCGCAGCACGCGCTCGCGCAGCGGCAGATGGCCCGCGGCGGCGGCATGATCTCGGCCTACCTGAACGGTGATCTCGAGGCCGCCCGTCGCTTCCTCTCGGCGGTGAAGGTGTTCACGCTGGCCGAGAGCCTGGGCGGCGTCGAGAGCCTGATCGAGCACCCCGCGATCATGACCCACGCGAGCATCCCCGCGGCGACGCGGAAGGCGCTCGGCTTCGACGACGGCTTCGTGCGGCTGTCGGTTGGCGTCGAACACGTCGACGACCTGCTCGCCGATCTGCGCCAAGCGCTCGATCGCGCGTGA
- a CDS encoding pyridoxal-phosphate dependent enzyme → MQRSLMRGAVADLTQAIGHTPIVRLQRVAEDVESSIYVKLEYLNPAGSMKDRVALNIITDAEKRGMLGPGGTIVEATSGNTGAGLAMVAATRGYKCIFVMPDKMSKEKIDALRAYGAKVVICPTAVEPSDPRSYYSTARRIVEETPGAFYSNQYHNPANPEAHYVSTGPEIWDQTGGEFDAFCAGMGTGGTLSGCGRYFKQHKPDLKLVGVDPIGSLYYEYVKTGRLTKPFSYYVEGIGEDFLPSTMNLDLLDEVVQVDDKECFLMTRELARREGIFTGGSGGAAVVGAIKYARALKQPQNILVLLPDSAQKYLSKIFNDEWMRSNGFLADDDTEGTVAHVLKHKPHRLITAPTSATVRDAIQIMKEHGISQLPVLDDNGRHCGIVAEIDLLNYLVEHEGALAEPLTALVESDYATVTPQTRIQLVRNIFNDAKVVLVVEADRLLGVLTKIDIIDYLASHRG, encoded by the coding sequence ATGCAACGATCGCTGATGCGCGGCGCAGTCGCGGACCTCACCCAGGCCATCGGGCACACCCCCATCGTACGACTGCAGCGCGTCGCGGAGGATGTCGAGTCGAGCATCTACGTGAAGCTCGAGTACTTGAACCCCGCCGGCTCGATGAAGGACCGCGTCGCGCTCAACATCATCACCGACGCCGAGAAGCGCGGCATGCTCGGCCCCGGCGGGACCATCGTCGAGGCCACCAGCGGCAACACCGGCGCCGGGCTCGCGATGGTCGCGGCGACCCGCGGCTACAAGTGCATCTTCGTGATGCCCGACAAGATGTCGAAGGAGAAGATCGACGCGCTGCGGGCCTACGGCGCCAAGGTCGTGATCTGCCCGACCGCGGTCGAGCCCTCCGATCCGCGCAGCTACTACTCGACCGCGCGCCGCATCGTCGAGGAGACCCCGGGTGCGTTCTACTCGAACCAGTACCACAACCCCGCCAACCCCGAGGCCCACTACGTCTCGACCGGGCCCGAGATCTGGGACCAGACCGGCGGCGAGTTCGATGCCTTCTGCGCCGGCATGGGCACCGGTGGCACGCTGTCGGGCTGTGGCCGCTACTTCAAGCAGCACAAGCCCGACCTCAAGCTGGTCGGCGTCGACCCCATCGGCTCGCTCTACTACGAGTACGTCAAGACCGGGCGCCTGACCAAGCCGTTCTCGTACTACGTCGAGGGCATCGGCGAGGACTTCCTGCCCTCGACCATGAACCTCGACCTGCTCGACGAGGTGGTGCAGGTCGACGACAAGGAGTGCTTCTTGATGACGCGCGAGCTTGCGCGTCGCGAGGGCATCTTCACCGGCGGCTCGGGCGGCGCGGCGGTGGTCGGCGCCATCAAGTACGCCCGCGCGCTCAAGCAGCCGCAGAACATCCTGGTGCTGCTGCCCGACAGCGCGCAGAAGTATCTGTCGAAGATCTTCAACGACGAGTGGATGCGCAGCAACGGCTTCCTCGCCGACGACGACACCGAGGGCACCGTCGCCCACGTGCTCAAGCACAAGCCCCATCGGCTCATCACCGCGCCGACCAGCGCGACCGTGCGCGACGCGATCCAGATCATGAAGGAGCACGGCATCAGCCAGCTGCCGGTGCTCGACGACAACGGTCGGCACTGCGGCATCGTGGCCGAGATCGATCTGCTCAACTACCTCGTCGAGCACGAGGGCGCGCTGGCCGAGCCGCTCACCGCGCTGGTCGAGTCCGACTACGCCACCGTGACCCCGCAGACCCGCATCCAGCTGGTGCGCAACATCTTCAACGACGCCAAGGTCGTGCTGGTGGTCGAGGCCGACCGCCTGCTCGGCGTGCTCACCAAGATCGACATCATCGACTACCTCGCCAGCCACCGCGGCTAG
- a CDS encoding CofH family radical SAM protein, with protein sequence MSAPLRLLGVSFLNARPLVAPLVAEPPRDDEGAPLFEIAEDLPSRCAQKLAAGDCDVALVPVATLLDHPEWEVVPDVAIACRGAVQTVVVVSERPLEALSRIVLDGASRSSALLLEVLLAARGLAPALEVVPHGEGASHVRADVGALVIGDAAFGLVGRFAHTMDLGAQWFHETGMPMVFAVWAARPGALQPVHVRALQQAKRTGLAQIEALARAYAESHRGSGLSEVEYARYLRHSIRYELDAYEREGLVEYLSRAREVRGLVRPDDDEDLAHVNFATLGYAPLEHRGRVAAPRSVDQILARATAGERISLAEGLRLYDEADLLALGQAADARRRALHPDGIVTYIIDRNVNYTNVCTARCKFCNFYVPPSGKAHDAGAYVLTREQLTQKFRETEQLGGVQILLQGGLNPELPLSWYEELFRWTKANFRLALHALSPTEIIHLAHLEQIGVREVLERLRAAGMDSLPGGGAELLHDEIRNRISPFKNTTDEWLEVMRQAHTIGMLTTCTMVFGFQETGDHVLTHLDRLRALQDESLAREGGGSFTAFITWPFQADGTRLKLRDDTSAWRYLRMQALARLYLDNIPNLQVSWPTLGPDIGEVGLRFGANDFGSVMIEENVVSQAGAHFMLTAAQIEHHIRQAGFRPARRNMRYERLEVGAA encoded by the coding sequence ATGAGCGCGCCGCTGCGACTGCTGGGGGTCTCGTTCTTGAACGCGCGCCCGTTGGTCGCGCCGTTGGTCGCCGAGCCGCCCCGCGACGACGAGGGCGCGCCGCTGTTCGAGATCGCCGAGGACCTGCCCTCGCGCTGCGCCCAGAAGCTCGCCGCCGGCGATTGCGACGTCGCGTTGGTGCCGGTCGCGACCCTGCTCGATCACCCCGAGTGGGAGGTCGTGCCCGACGTCGCGATCGCCTGCCGCGGCGCCGTGCAGACCGTGGTCGTGGTCTCGGAGCGCCCGCTCGAGGCGCTGTCGCGCATCGTGCTCGACGGCGCCTCGCGCAGCTCGGCGTTGCTGCTCGAGGTGCTGCTGGCCGCCCGTGGGCTCGCGCCTGCGCTCGAGGTCGTGCCCCACGGCGAAGGTGCCTCGCACGTGCGCGCCGACGTCGGTGCGCTGGTCATCGGCGACGCCGCGTTCGGCCTGGTGGGTCGCTTCGCGCACACCATGGATCTCGGCGCGCAGTGGTTCCACGAGACCGGCATGCCGATGGTGTTCGCGGTGTGGGCCGCCCGACCCGGCGCGCTGCAGCCGGTGCACGTGCGCGCATTGCAGCAGGCCAAGCGCACCGGCCTCGCGCAGATCGAAGCGCTCGCGCGGGCCTATGCCGAGTCGCACCGCGGCAGCGGCCTCTCCGAGGTCGAGTACGCCCGCTACCTGCGGCACTCGATCCGCTACGAGCTCGACGCCTACGAGCGCGAGGGCTTGGTCGAATACTTGAGCCGCGCCCGCGAGGTGCGCGGGCTCGTGCGGCCCGACGACGACGAGGACCTCGCCCACGTCAACTTCGCGACCCTCGGCTACGCACCGCTCGAGCACCGCGGGCGCGTGGCCGCACCGCGCTCGGTCGACCAGATCCTCGCGCGCGCGACCGCCGGCGAGCGCATCAGCCTCGCCGAGGGCCTGCGGCTGTACGACGAGGCCGACCTGCTCGCGCTCGGGCAGGCCGCCGACGCCCGTCGCCGCGCGCTGCACCCCGACGGCATCGTCACGTACATCATCGATCGCAACGTCAACTACACCAACGTCTGCACCGCGCGCTGCAAGTTCTGCAACTTCTACGTGCCGCCGTCGGGCAAGGCCCACGACGCCGGCGCCTACGTGCTCACCCGCGAGCAGCTGACGCAGAAGTTCCGCGAGACCGAGCAGCTCGGCGGGGTCCAGATCCTGCTGCAGGGCGGGCTCAACCCCGAGCTGCCGCTGTCGTGGTACGAGGAGCTGTTCCGCTGGACCAAGGCCAACTTCCGGCTGGCCCTGCACGCGCTGTCGCCGACCGAGATCATCCACCTGGCCCACCTCGAGCAGATCGGCGTGCGCGAGGTGCTGGAGCGCCTGCGCGCGGCGGGCATGGACTCACTGCCCGGCGGCGGCGCCGAGCTGCTGCACGACGAGATCCGCAACCGCATCTCGCCGTTCAAGAACACCACCGACGAGTGGCTCGAGGTCATGCGGCAGGCCCACACGATCGGCATGCTGACCACCTGCACGATGGTGTTCGGCTTCCAGGAGACCGGCGACCATGTGCTCACGCACCTCGATCGCCTGCGCGCGCTGCAGGACGAGTCGCTCGCTCGCGAGGGCGGCGGTTCGTTCACGGCGTTCATCACCTGGCCGTTCCAGGCCGACGGCACCCGCCTCAAGCTGCGCGACGACACCAGCGCGTGGCGATACCTGCGGATGCAGGCGCTCGCGCGGCTGTACCTCGACAACATCCCCAACCTGCAGGTCAGCTGGCCGACGCTCGGGCCCGACATCGGCGAGGTCGGTCTGCGCTTCGGCGCCAACGACTTCGGCTCGGTGATGATCGAGGAGAACGTGGTCTCGCAGGCGGGCGCCCACTTCATGCTCACCGCGGCGCAGATCGAGCACCACATCCGCCAGGCCGGCTTCCGCCCCGCGCGTCGCAACATGCGCTACGAACGACTCGAGGTCGGCGCGGCATGA
- the mqnE gene encoding aminofutalosine synthase MqnE: MIRDDARLSEIQRKLDDRTPLSFDDGVWLYRVPDLCTLGALANGVRERLHGDRTYFNINFHINATNVCHSDCKFCSFARLEPDMPQAYTMSLEQVRGKLVERRGQHVTEIHIVNGLHPTLPWSYFKDTLRVLKEERPEIHLKAYTAVEIHDFAERYQMGYEQVLRELIDAGLGSLPGGGAEIFAERVRRKICREKATGDQWLDVHRTAHRLGLRSNCTMLYGTVETLEERIDHMLQLRALQDETGGFQTFIPLSYHPEGNDLGKLPGPTGMDDLRTYAVARLMLHNIEHIKAYWIMLGIKTAQIAQSFGADDLDGTVQEEKIYHMAGADTPQALTRHDLVRLVREAGRRAVERDTLYHVLWEDDGAPLPEIRIDASVPYSGLEPRKRLPLASDGGTTEVRP; this comes from the coding sequence ATGATCCGCGACGACGCCCGCCTCTCCGAGATCCAGCGCAAGCTCGACGACCGCACGCCGCTGTCGTTCGACGACGGCGTGTGGCTGTACCGCGTGCCCGACCTGTGCACCCTGGGCGCGCTCGCCAACGGCGTGCGCGAGCGGCTGCACGGCGACCGCACCTACTTCAACATCAACTTCCACATCAACGCGACCAACGTCTGCCACTCGGACTGCAAGTTCTGCTCGTTCGCCCGGCTCGAGCCCGACATGCCGCAGGCGTACACGATGAGCCTCGAGCAGGTCCGCGGCAAGCTGGTCGAGCGCCGCGGTCAGCACGTCACCGAGATCCACATCGTCAACGGCCTGCACCCGACGCTGCCGTGGTCGTACTTCAAGGACACGCTGCGCGTGCTCAAGGAAGAGCGACCCGAGATCCACCTCAAGGCCTACACGGCGGTCGAGATCCACGACTTCGCCGAGCGCTACCAGATGGGCTACGAGCAGGTCCTTCGCGAGCTGATCGACGCCGGGCTCGGCAGCCTGCCCGGCGGCGGCGCGGAGATCTTCGCAGAACGCGTGCGTCGCAAGATCTGTCGCGAGAAGGCCACCGGCGACCAGTGGCTCGACGTGCACCGCACCGCCCATCGCCTGGGTCTGCGCAGCAACTGCACGATGCTCTACGGCACCGTCGAGACCCTCGAGGAACGCATCGATCACATGCTGCAGCTGCGCGCGCTGCAGGACGAGACCGGCGGCTTCCAGACCTTCATCCCGCTGTCGTACCACCCCGAGGGCAACGACCTCGGCAAGCTGCCCGGCCCCACCGGCATGGACGACCTGCGCACCTACGCGGTCGCGCGCCTGATGCTGCACAACATCGAGCACATCAAGGCCTACTGGATCATGCTCGGCATCAAGACCGCCCAGATCGCGCAGAGCTTCGGCGCCGACGATCTCGACGGCACCGTGCAAGAAGAGAAGATCTATCACATGGCCGGCGCCGACACGCCGCAGGCGCTGACGCGCCACGACCTCGTGCGACTGGTCCGTGAGGCCGGTCGCCGCGCGGTCGAGCGCGACACGCTCTACCACGTGCTGTGGGAGGACGACGGCGCACCGCTGCCGGAGATCCGCATCGACGCCAGCGTGCCGTACTCGGGGCTCGAGCCGCGCAAGCGGCTGCCGCTGGCCAGCGACGGCGGCACCACCGAGGTGCGGCCATGA
- a CDS encoding UbiX family flavin prenyltransferase, with product MTARRIVVGISGASGSIYARRTLALLSAARAGTLPGLAAPCPLDVHWVATANAELVWQQELGEAMPATVAGARRWQAHDFAAPFASGSSPADAVIVAPCSMSTLSRVAHGGGGDLLSRACEVALKERRTLVLVVRETPLSLVHLRNMVTATEAGAIVLPAVPSFYGAITTLEQAIDTVVVRALDRAGVALPLLQRWGEPS from the coding sequence ATGACGGCGCGCCGCATCGTGGTCGGCATCAGCGGCGCGTCGGGCTCGATCTACGCCCGTCGCACGCTCGCGCTGCTGTCGGCGGCGCGCGCCGGCACGCTGCCGGGGCTGGCGGCCCCGTGCCCACTCGACGTGCACTGGGTCGCGACCGCCAACGCCGAGCTGGTGTGGCAGCAGGAGCTCGGCGAGGCCATGCCGGCCACCGTCGCGGGTGCGCGGCGCTGGCAGGCCCACGATTTCGCGGCCCCGTTCGCGTCGGGCTCGAGCCCGGCCGACGCGGTGATCGTCGCGCCGTGCTCGATGAGCACGCTGTCGCGCGTCGCCCACGGCGGCGGCGGCGACCTGCTGAGTCGCGCCTGCGAGGTCGCGCTGAAGGAGCGGCGCACGCTGGTGCTGGTGGTGCGCGAGACCCCGCTGTCGCTGGTGCACCTGCGCAACATGGTCACCGCCACCGAGGCCGGCGCGATCGTGCTGCCCGCGGTGCCTTCGTTCTACGGCGCGATCACGACGCTCGAGCAGGCCATCGACACGGTGGTCGTGCGGGCGCTCGATCGTGCCGGTGTCGCGCTGCCGCTGCTGCAGCGCTGGGGAGAGCCGTCATGA
- a CDS encoding polyprenyl synthetase family protein: MSESAHEPAAVAASSFTVAAPPRTGTAALLAEALSLVDGDLELAEHALAELLRSEIAVVPEVGGHLAFAGGKRFRPLLTLLCAKAAGYGDAHRITVAAVGELLHTATLLHDDVIDGGEFRRGRPTARGVFGNGMAVLVGDFALARALQAIGRTGRIDAVQSMADAVTRMAEGEVAQLHGCGDDSLDRSRYAMVIDRKTAALIQWCSTVAGLPDARLVPALARFGSELGFAFQIADDVLDYGLGGHEPTGKEPGQDLRDGKMTLPLILACDDDPRLHARVRAALRGPVPMPAALAHEILHAVVASDGPRRAAAIACEHAEKAIAALSQLPPSCSRAALEQVAAYVVRRST, translated from the coding sequence ATGTCCGAGTCGGCCCATGAGCCCGCGGCAGTCGCCGCGTCTTCGTTCACCGTCGCTGCGCCACCGCGCACGGGCACGGCCGCACTGCTGGCCGAGGCGCTGTCGTTGGTCGACGGCGACCTCGAGCTCGCCGAGCACGCGCTCGCCGAGCTGTTGCGCTCCGAGATCGCGGTCGTGCCCGAGGTCGGCGGCCACCTGGCGTTCGCCGGCGGTAAGCGCTTCCGCCCGCTGCTGACGCTGCTGTGCGCCAAGGCGGCCGGCTACGGCGACGCCCACCGCATCACCGTCGCCGCGGTCGGCGAGCTGCTGCACACCGCCACGCTGCTGCACGACGACGTCATCGACGGCGGCGAGTTCCGTCGCGGTCGGCCCACGGCGCGCGGCGTGTTCGGCAACGGCATGGCGGTGCTGGTCGGCGACTTCGCGCTCGCGCGCGCGCTGCAGGCCATCGGTCGCACCGGTCGCATCGACGCGGTGCAGTCGATGGCCGACGCGGTCACGCGCATGGCCGAGGGTGAGGTCGCGCAGCTGCACGGCTGTGGCGACGACTCGCTCGATCGCAGCCGCTACGCGATGGTCATCGATCGCAAGACCGCCGCGCTCATCCAGTGGTGCAGCACCGTCGCGGGGCTGCCCGACGCGCGGCTGGTGCCCGCGCTGGCGCGCTTCGGCAGCGAGCTCGGCTTCGCGTTCCAGATCGCCGACGACGTGCTCGACTACGGCCTGGGCGGTCACGAGCCCACCGGCAAGGAGCCCGGCCAGGACCTGCGCGACGGCAAGATGACGCTGCCGCTCATCCTCGCCTGCGACGACGATCCGCGGCTGCACGCCCGCGTGCGCGCGGCGCTGCGCGGGCCGGTGCCGATGCCGGCCGCGCTGGCCCACGAAATCCTCCACGCGGTGGTCGCCAGCGACGGGCCCCGTCGCGCCGCCGCGATCGCCTGCGAACACGCCGAGAAGGCCATCGCGGCGCTGTCCCAGCTGCCGCCCTCGTGCTCGCGCGCCGCGCTCGAGCAGGTCGCAGCGTACGTCGTGCGGAGATCGACATGA
- a CDS encoding ubiquinone/menaquinone biosynthesis methyltransferase encodes MTTPETSLPSSSGTSLAPIDAHGSQVQRMFDRIAGGYDRANRVMSLGIDERWRRRAVADLLRHVPADRVPVALDLCAGTLDSSLAIHRAFPRAKVLAGDFAAEMLERGRAKLVGEAAAHIDTAVMDAHALPVDDASCDAIFCAFGIRNLSDLGRACAEQARALRPGGKLVVLDFFRPDSLGTRIVHAIYNRGVLPWVGWAVTGDREAYQYLPRSIGRFDSTNEYAARLQDAGFVDVRVEGLTMGVASIVRATRAG; translated from the coding sequence ATGACCACCCCCGAGACCTCCCTGCCCTCCTCCAGCGGCACCTCGCTGGCGCCGATCGACGCCCACGGCAGCCAGGTGCAGCGCATGTTCGATCGCATCGCCGGCGGCTACGACCGCGCCAACCGGGTGATGAGCCTCGGCATCGACGAGCGTTGGCGCCGGCGTGCGGTCGCCGATCTGCTGCGCCACGTGCCGGCCGATCGCGTGCCGGTCGCGCTCGATCTGTGCGCCGGCACGCTCGACAGCTCGCTGGCGATCCACCGCGCGTTCCCCCGCGCCAAGGTGCTGGCCGGCGACTTCGCGGCCGAGATGCTCGAGCGCGGCCGCGCGAAGCTGGTCGGCGAGGCCGCGGCGCACATCGACACCGCGGTGATGGACGCCCACGCGCTGCCGGTCGACGACGCCAGCTGCGATGCGATCTTCTGCGCCTTCGGCATCCGCAACCTCTCGGACCTCGGGCGCGCCTGCGCCGAGCAGGCCCGCGCGCTGCGCCCCGGCGGCAAGCTGGTCGTGCTCGACTTCTTCCGCCCCGACTCGCTCGGCACCCGCATCGTGCACGCGATCTACAACCGCGGTGTGCTGCCGTGGGTCGGCTGGGCGGTGACCGGCGACCGCGAGGCGTACCAGTACCTGCCGCGCAGCATCGGCCGCTTCGACAGCACCAACGAGTACGCGGCGCGGCTGCAGGACGCCGGCTTCGTCGACGTGCGGGTCGAGGGCCTGACGATGGGCGTGGCCTCGATCGTCCGCGCCACGAGGGCGGGATGA